The following are encoded together in the Gilvimarinus sp. DA14 genome:
- a CDS encoding Fur family transcriptional regulator: protein MRTNVEKLIAQADKNCSARGTRLTVKRKQVLAGLLNCKKALSAYELIDYCEHEFGETFSAMSVYRILEFLEQEHLAHRLNLANKYVACAHICERHSHDAPQFLICQVCNKVREIIIKPDTISTLKKTVADAGFELKSPQLEMNCICNDCKDTSSEPLHCTEDSPASRARTAITTTAATSK from the coding sequence ATGCGCACAAACGTTGAGAAACTTATCGCCCAGGCAGATAAAAACTGCAGTGCTCGCGGCACCCGCTTAACCGTCAAACGCAAGCAGGTTCTGGCGGGGCTTTTAAACTGCAAAAAAGCACTGTCAGCTTATGAATTAATCGACTATTGCGAACACGAGTTCGGCGAGACATTCTCGGCCATGTCGGTTTATCGAATTTTAGAGTTTCTGGAGCAAGAGCATCTGGCGCACCGGCTCAACCTGGCGAATAAGTACGTTGCCTGCGCGCACATTTGCGAACGCCACAGCCACGACGCGCCCCAATTTTTAATCTGCCAAGTCTGCAATAAGGTAAGAGAAATTATTATTAAACCCGACACCATATCAACCCTGAAAAAAACGGTGGCCGATGCCGGCTTCGAACTCAAAAGCCCTCAGCTGGAGATGAACTGTATTTGCAATGACTGCAAAGATACGAGTTCAGAACCTCTCCACTGCACCGAAGATTCGCCCGCTAGCCGTGCGCGAACCGCTATTACGACCACCGCAGCGACCAGCAAATAG
- a CDS encoding MerC domain-containing protein, producing the protein MKSAQVLTDKLAITLSLACAVHCLAMPLILALLPSLAALPLEHESFHFWMVVAVIPSSLYALTLGCKKHRRVRVLLLGTIGLALLVLAVALGEARIGEAGEKLLTLAGAACVALGHWMNFRLCRTHESKACPCPSQNPAQAS; encoded by the coding sequence ATGAAATCCGCGCAAGTATTAACCGACAAACTGGCTATTACCCTTTCACTCGCCTGTGCTGTGCACTGCCTGGCTATGCCTCTCATTTTGGCGTTGCTACCCAGCCTTGCCGCACTGCCACTGGAGCATGAATCCTTTCATTTTTGGATGGTGGTAGCTGTTATTCCCAGCAGTCTTTACGCCTTGACTCTGGGTTGCAAAAAACACCGCCGCGTGCGCGTTCTACTGTTAGGCACGATCGGCTTAGCCCTGTTAGTACTGGCGGTGGCACTGGGCGAAGCACGCATTGGTGAAGCTGGCGAGAAGCTACTGACGCTGGCGGGCGCCGCCTGTGTCGCCCTGGGGCACTGGATGAACTTCCGGCTGTGCCGCACACACGAAAGCAAAGCCTGCCCTTGCCCCAGCCAAAACCCGGCCCAGGCTTCATGA
- the hisI gene encoding phosphoribosyl-AMP cyclohydrolase yields the protein MKRSYFIALENGHEPLPLDEVIDQLAFDAQGLIPVITQDAGSGEVLMFAWMNRTALEHTITHQRMTYWSRSRQQLWCKGETSGHVQQLIQMSFDCDGDAILCKVEQRGAACHTGRPSCFYLKVDTQEKRVRVTANPS from the coding sequence ATGAAGCGCTCCTACTTTATCGCCCTTGAAAATGGGCACGAGCCATTGCCCTTAGACGAAGTGATCGATCAGCTGGCGTTTGATGCACAGGGATTGATACCTGTTATTACCCAAGATGCCGGCAGCGGCGAGGTGTTAATGTTCGCCTGGATGAATCGCACCGCGCTGGAGCACACCATTACCCATCAGCGCATGACCTACTGGTCGCGCAGCCGTCAGCAACTGTGGTGCAAAGGAGAAACCAGCGGGCATGTACAGCAACTTATTCAAATGTCCTTTGACTGCGATGGCGATGCCATTCTGTGCAAGGTGGAGCAACGCGGCGCGGCCTGTCATACGGGACGCCCTTCGTGCTTTTACTTAAAGGTCGATACGCAGGAAAAACGTGTGCGGGTCACCGCAAATCCATCTTAA